A window of Nitrospirota bacterium contains these coding sequences:
- a CDS encoding KUP/HAK/KT family potassium transporter: protein MSEKNSPIKGIIQSLGLVFGDIGTSPIYTVTVVFLLLKPTHDNVLGVLSIIVWTLITLVTIQYNWLAMSLSKRGEGGVIVLREIFFSSVGGRKRLALIGILPIIGVSLLIGDGVITPAISILSAVEGALLIPGLEGLSTGSIVFIASMIAILLFAFQRRGTEKVAGAFGPVMCIWFSSLAIIGAAGIMSAPEVLKALNPYWGIKFLMENKFAGFIALGEIILCATGSEAMYADMGHLGSKPIRQAWTLVFPSLILNYLGQGAFIMQHPQAKNILFEMVFYYANALYIPFLFMSITATIIASQAMISGVFSIIYQGITTRLMPMFKVDYTSTERRSQIYIGSANWFLLFAVLFIMVEFKESSRLASAYGLAVTGAMTLTATVMSVIFYLRKKPLLSGISAAVALIDVAYLTASFYKLPQGGFWSLILASIPLFMIILYMNGQKRLYKSMDFMPLEDFLLKFRRVYAKTARLEGTAIFLIRDIEKIPFYITQTMFFHGVIYEDNIFVSIIKRDDPFGVIGFFKDDLSAGLRVFEIQMGYMEVINVEEILREAGVEERVVFYGLEDISARSPVWKLFSFIKRITPPFIQFYKFPPRKLHGVLTKIVI, encoded by the coding sequence ATGTCTGAAAAGAACTCTCCTATAAAGGGCATAATACAGTCCTTAGGCCTTGTATTTGGAGACATAGGCACTTCTCCCATCTACACAGTAACGGTAGTATTCCTTTTGCTTAAACCAACGCATGACAATGTTCTTGGAGTCCTTTCCATTATAGTCTGGACACTTATAACACTTGTAACTATCCAGTATAACTGGCTTGCCATGAGCCTAAGTAAAAGAGGCGAGGGCGGTGTGATTGTGCTAAGGGAAATATTTTTTTCATCAGTGGGTGGAAGAAAGAGGCTTGCACTCATCGGGATACTGCCCATCATAGGGGTTTCGCTTCTTATTGGAGATGGCGTAATCACGCCTGCCATAAGCATACTTTCTGCTGTAGAGGGTGCACTTCTCATACCAGGTCTCGAGGGACTATCCACAGGCTCTATAGTTTTCATAGCATCTATGATTGCCATATTGCTTTTTGCCTTTCAGAGGAGAGGCACAGAGAAAGTGGCAGGTGCATTTGGGCCTGTAATGTGCATATGGTTTTCGTCCCTTGCGATTATCGGCGCGGCAGGCATCATGTCTGCACCCGAGGTTCTTAAGGCACTAAACCCCTACTGGGGGATAAAGTTCCTCATGGAAAACAAATTTGCAGGCTTCATTGCCTTAGGAGAAATCATACTCTGTGCAACTGGCTCTGAGGCAATGTATGCGGACATGGGACACTTAGGAAGTAAGCCCATAAGACAGGCATGGACATTAGTGTTTCCTTCGCTTATCCTTAATTACCTTGGACAGGGTGCGTTTATCATGCAGCATCCTCAAGCAAAAAACATCCTCTTTGAGATGGTCTTTTATTATGCAAATGCCCTGTATATCCCATTTCTGTTTATGAGCATCACAGCAACAATAATCGCATCTCAGGCAATGATAAGCGGTGTGTTCTCAATAATATATCAGGGAATAACAACGAGGCTCATGCCAATGTTCAAGGTGGACTATACATCGACTGAAAGAAGGTCTCAGATATATATAGGCTCTGCCAACTGGTTTCTGCTTTTTGCAGTGCTATTCATAATGGTGGAGTTCAAGGAATCAAGCAGGCTTGCCTCAGCATATGGACTTGCCGTTACAGGCGCCATGACCCTGACAGCAACGGTGATGTCAGTCATATTCTACCTGAGAAAGAAACCCCTTCTTTCAGGTATCTCTGCCGCTGTCGCATTAATAGATGTTGCGTATCTTACTGCCAGCTTCTATAAGCTCCCACAGGGAGGTTTCTGGTCATTGATACTGGCATCGATACCGCTTTTCATGATAATCCTCTACATGAATGGCCAGAAAAGGCTTTATAAGTCTATGGACTTCATGCCCTTAGAGGATTTCCTTCTTAAATTCAGGAGGGTTTATGCAAAAACAGCAAGGCTCGAGGGCACTGCGATTTTTCTCATCAGAGACATAGAGAAAATTCCGTTTTATATTACTCAGACAATGTTCTTTCACGGAGTCATCTATGAGGACAATATCTTTGTTTCAATTATCAAAAGGGATGACCCATTCGGGGTCATAGGGTTTTTTAAAGATGACCTCTCAGCGGGACTCAGGGTATTTGAGATTCAGATGGGATATATGGAGGTAATAAATGTCGAGGAGATTCTGAGGGAGGCAGGGGTTGAGGAAAGGGTCGTTTTCTATGGACTTGAGGATATCTCTGCGAGAAGCCCAGTCTGGAAGCTATTCTCCTTTATTAAGAGGATAACCCCGCCTTTTATACAGTTCTATAAGTTTCCTCCAAGAAAGCTACATGGAGTATTGACAAAGATTGTGATTTGA